GGGCACCGGCCCGCCGAGGTGGTGGGGCGCAGCGTCCTCGATTTCCTGTTGCCCGAGGATGCCGAGGCGACGACGGCCGCCCTCGAAGCCGCGGCCGCCGCCCGCCACCTCACCAGTTTCGAGAACCGCTACCTCCACCGGGACGGCACCCCGCGCTGGCTCTCCTGGCACACCTCGGTCGAGGGCGGCCTCGTCTTCGCCAGCGGCCGCGACGTCACCGCCGAGAAGGCCCAGGCCGCGGCGCTGGCCCAGGCCGAGGAGGCCCTGCGCCAGTCGCAGAAGCTCGAGGCGGTGGGTCAGCTGACCGGGGGCGTCGCCCACGATTTCAACAACCTGCTCACCATCATCCGCTCCTCGGTCGATTTCCTGCGCCGGCCGGACCTGCCCGAGGCGCGGCGCAGCCGCTACCTCACGGCGGTCTCCGAGACGGTCGACCGGGCCGCCAAGCTGACCTCGCAACTCCTCGCCTTCGCCCGCCGCCAGGCCCTGAAGCCCGAGACACTCGATGTCGGCGCGCGCCTGCGCATCGTCGCCGAGCTGATCGATACCGTGACCGGCGCCCGGATCACCGTCGCGACCGAGGTCCCGGACCATCCCTGCCTCGTGCGGGTCGATGCGAGCCAGTTCGAGACCGCGCTCGTCAACATGGCGGTGAATGCCCGCGACGCGATGGAGGGCGCGGGCACGCTGACGTTGCGCCTCGCCTGCGGCGTCGACCTGCCGCCGATCCGGGGGCATGCCGGGGCGGCGGGTCCGTTCGCGGCGGTCTCGCTGCACGATACCGGCACCGGCATCCCGCCCGACTTGCTGGCGCGGGTGTTCGAGCCGTTCTTCACCACCAAGGAGGTCGGGCGGGGCACGGGCCTCGGCCTCTCCCAGGTCTTCGGCTTCGCCAAGCAATCGGGCGGCGACGTTGCGGTCGAGAGCGTGCCGGGAGGGGGCACGACCTTCACCCTCTACCTGCCGGAGGTCGAGGCCGAGTTCGCAGCAGGGGAGGCGGTGCGGGGCGATTCCGGCCAGGTCGATCCCGGCGGCGTCGGCCAGCGGGTGCTGGTGGTCGAGGACAATCTCGAGGTCGGGCGCTTCGCGACCCAGATCCTGGAAGACCTCGGCTATGCCACGACCTGGGCGGTCAACGCCGAGGACGCGATCGAGAAGCTCGGGCCCGACGGCGCCGGCTTCGACGTGGTGTTCTCCGACGTGGTCATGCCGGGTATGGGTGGGATCGAGCTTGCCCGGCTCCTCGCCCGGCGGTTGCCTCACCTGCCGATCGTGCTCGCCTCCGGTTACAGCCACGTGCTCGCCGAGGAGAGCGCGGCCGGATTCGAGCTCCTGCACAAGCCCTATTCGGCCGAGCAGGTCTCGCGCATCCTGCGCAAGGTCATGCGGCACAACCCGCAGCGGCAGAAGGCGGAGCTCTGATCGCGGTCGCAGGCCGGGGCCTGACTGCAAGTAAAAATTTTTATCTCATCTTCCAGTGCCAGGGAGATGCAGCGGATCGGCGCTGCCGCGATCGAGGAATGGGCCGTCTCCTTCCGCCCTCGGCAGGGGGAGAATCGTTTTCGCGCGCCCGCGAGATTGCTTGCGGGCGGGATTGACCTTGCGCCGTCCGGGCCGGAAACGGGCGGCGGATGCCCGCGCGAGCGGTCGCCACCGCGCCGAAACGACCGCTCCTCCCGCCGGATCCGGCCACCCCTGCGGATCGCGGCCCGAAACCTGCTTGAGGCCGGGACGCCGAGGCGACGGCAGGCGCTCGCACCGCCGGGTTCGCAACGAGGACCGCGCATGATCACCCGTAAGTCCCTGCTCTCCGCTCTCGCCGCCATCGCCCTCGGCTCGCTCGCCGGGCTCGGGACCGGCCCCGCGCGGGCGGCGGACAAGAGCCTCACCTTCGCCTACCAGGACATGACGACGCCGATCCGCGTGCTGATGGAGAGCGGCGAGCTGGAGAAGCAAACCGGCACCAGGGTGAAGTGGGTCAAGTTCGCCACCGGAGCCGACGTCGTCCGCGCCATGGCGTCGGGCAGCGTCGATGTCGGTGAGTCGGGCTCCGCGGCGATCGCCGCGGCGGCCTCCCAGGGGCTGCCGATCAAGCTGTTCTGGATCCTCGACGACATCGGCAATGCCGAGCAGCTCGTCGCGCGCAAGGGCACCGGAATCGCGTCGATCAAGGATCTGAAAGGCAAGACGATCGGCGTGCCCTTCGTCTCCACCGCCCATTACCAGCTGATGTACGCCCTCAAGGAGGCGGGGTTGGGCCCGAAGGACGTCCGGATCCTCAACATGCGCCCGCCGGAGATCGCCGCCGCCTGGGAGCGCGGCGACATCGACGCCACCTTCGTCTGGGCGCCGGTGCTGACGAACGTGAAGAAGACCGGCACGGTCCTGGCCTCGGCCGGCGACTTCGCCGCCAAGGGCAAGGCGACCTTCGACGGCATCGTGGCGACCGACGCCGCCCT
This sequence is a window from Methylobacterium sp. SyP6R. Protein-coding genes within it:
- the tauA gene encoding taurine ABC transporter substrate-binding protein, giving the protein MITRKSLLSALAAIALGSLAGLGTGPARAADKSLTFAYQDMTTPIRVLMESGELEKQTGTRVKWVKFATGADVVRAMASGSVDVGESGSAAIAAAASQGLPIKLFWILDDIGNAEQLVARKGTGIASIKDLKGKTIGVPFVSTAHYQLMYALKEAGLGPKDVRILNMRPPEIAAAWERGDIDATFVWAPVLTNVKKTGTVLASAGDFAAKGKATFDGIVATDAALKAHRDVLVTFVRLLAAADADYAKSGSSWTTTSPQVAAIAKWTGAAPADVPDSLGAYRFPTLPEQASPRWLGGGAADALKSTAEFLKEQGRVPELAPNYGAFVTADFADAALKP